A section of the Bombus huntii isolate Logan2020A chromosome 5, iyBomHunt1.1, whole genome shotgun sequence genome encodes:
- the LOC126865401 gene encoding glutamine synthetase 2 cytoplasmic, translating to MSRVMLKESPNAALDKTLLNKYLDLPQPEDKIQAKYIWIDGTGEGLRSKTRTVEFVPKHPSELPIWTYDGSSTYQADGANSDIYLCPVAIYNDPFRRGNNKLVLCDTYYSDMTPTKSNKRFKCNEAMEAVKDQDPWFGIEQEYTFLDFDGRPLGWPKNGFPSPQGPYYCGVGADKVIGREIVEAHYRACLYAGVKIAGTNAEVMPSQWEFQIGPCSGISGGDDLWVTRFILHRVAEEYGVIVTLDPKPMDGTWNGAGAHTNFSTKAMRAENGIAEIEKAIDKLSKQHLRHIQAYDPRGGKDNERRLTGKCETSSIHDFSAGVANRNVSIRIPRGVAEEKKGYLEDRRPSSNCDPYSVCDALVRTCVLNE from the exons ATGTCGCGCGTTATGCTGAAGGAGTCGCCGAACGCGGCCTTAGACAAGACCTTGCTAAATAAGTATCTCGACCTGCCTCAACCAGAGGATAAAATTCAAGCGAAATACATCTGGATCGATGGTACTGGTGAAGGTTTGCGAAGCAAGACCAGGACTGTAGAATTTGTGCCGAAACATCCGTCAG AACTACCAATATGGACGTACGACGGAAGTTCGACATACCAAGCGGATGGTGCCAACAGCGACATTTATCTTTGTCCGGTGGCGATCTACAATGATCCGTTCCGTCGCGGAAATAACAAGCTAGTACTTTGTGATACCTACTACAGCGACATGACCCCGACTAAATCGAATAAGCGTTTCAAATGTAACGAGGCTATGGAAGCTGTTAAGGATCAAGATCCATGGTTCGGAATCGAGCAAGAGTACACCTTCCTTGATTTCGATGGTAGACCACTTGGTTGGCCAAAAAATGGTTTCCCTAGCCCTCAAGGACCTTATTATTGCGGTGTAGGTGCTGATAAAGTAATTGGCCGCGAAATTGTTGAAGCTCATTATCGAGCTTGCCTTTACGCTGGCGTAAAGATCGCCGGTACTAACGCAGAAGTTATGCCCTCTCAATGGGAGTTCCAAATTGGACCATGTAGCGGAATATCGGGTGGAGACGATCTGTGGGTTACCAGGTTTATTCTTCATCGCGTAGCTGAGGAGTATGGTGTGATTGTCACCCTAGACCCGAAACCCATGGATGGTACGTGGAATGGTGCCGGTGCGCACACGAACTTCTCGACAAAAGCCATGCGTGCCGAGAATGGTATCGCCGAGATCGAGAAGGCAATCGACAAATTGAGCAAACAACACCTCAGGCATATTCAAGCGTACGACCCACGCGGAGGGAAGGACAATGAACGTCGTTTAACCGGAAAATGCGAAACCAGCAGCATACACGACTTCAGTGCTGGCGTGGCCAATCGTAACGTTAGTATTCGTATTCCTCGAGGTGttgcggaggaaaagaaaggtTACTTGGAAGATAGGAGACCCAGCAGCAATTGCGATCCGTACTCAGTATGCGATGCTTTGGTGCGCACCTGCGTCCTAAACGAGTAA
- the LOC126865403 gene encoding surfeit locus protein 1 — MNVPTRRIFTKVGKPYNIIIVRSLSKETLSQWWCKLTNQKPNHKTFRSDIYGREHYESNYKSSEKISFPAYCLLSVPICTFLLGTWQVRRLKWKTDLVKRLKRRTSHEPFELPENLEDLKTKEYYPIRVRGTFLYDKEFMAANRSLIKDGKPSDANFSFGSRSKRGYHIITPFKLADRDLTILVNRGWIPKTLKNSPQRYQSEIEDEQEIVGILRMSERRPSFVPKNRPHHNMWYYRDVYEMAEKADTSPIYLEMSTNNDLNQYPISGQTRVELRNDHLNYLLTWYCLSGATAYMWYWKFIKGIPLAH; from the exons ATGAATGTACCAACTAGAAGAATTTTTACGAAAGTAGGAAAACcatataatattatcattGTTCGATCTCTGAGCAAAGAAACTTTATCTCAATGGTGGTGTAAGCTTACAAATCAGAAACCAAATCACAAGACTTTCAGAAGTGATATTTATGGACGGGAACATTATGAATCCAACTACAAGTCAAGTGAAAAAATTAGTTTCCCTGCATATTGTTTATTG AGTGTACcaatttgtacatttttgcTTGGTACATGGCAAGTTCGAAGGCTTAAATGGAAAACAGATTTAGTAAAAAGACTAAAAAGGCGTACTAGTCATGAACCTTTTGAATTACCAGAAAA TTTAGAAGATTTAAAGACAAAGGAATATTATCCTATTAGAGTGAGAggaacatttttatatgacaaAGAATTTATGGCAGCAAATAGAAGCCTGATAAAAGATGGTAAACCATCAGATGCCAATTTTTCTTTTGGAAGCAGATCAAAAAGGGGATATCATATTATTACACCCTTTAAGTTGGCAGATAGAGA CTTAACAATTCTGGTAAATCGTGGCTGGATTccaaaaacattaaaaaattcaccACAGAGATACCAATCTGAGATAGAAGATGAACAAGAAATTGTAGGAATTTTAAGAATGAGTGAAAGAAGACCATCTTTTGTTCCTAAAAATCGTCCACATCATAATATGTGGTATTATAg AGATGTGTATGAAATGGCTGAAAAGGCAGACACGTCTCCTATATACCTCGAAATGAGCACTAACAACGATTTGAATCAGTATCCAATTAGTGGTCAAACAAGAGTGGAATTACGAAATGACCATTTAAATTATCTCCTCACATGGTATTGTCTGTCTGGAGCTACTGCGTACATGTGGTACTGGAAATTCATAAAAGGAATACCATTAGCACATTGA
- the LOC126865390 gene encoding cartilage oligomeric matrix protein produces MHIIASLIFAILFVVYVGDCHVKLDKGLTTNLRETWDYNDFVIVALNAKSKKKQSEAAIDILLAVKYEKSKTKMIFKFDRQTNRIIYEKTNRNGHRTTERLEIQNVNAPWKKIIVFVHQNKPDPEIDIYVDCIYQGMLHLKESFRKVAENEDDSLVEVFRERRSHVKVYPLLSVSDALKQENCPNYLAGLGTLSDEYKESVESDESIPTSTNDNSDNNSDEFSHEINPPRRKLGNNENSTTETSDTPEDASSLEDFGDSDFKQSSQSKHDHRPVERPKKYHSVSEVETNQEDVSSHVKRSRQKTRSEYFDGPFYENPMEWNNFGELDPLSQSNLYHKRFPRRGDIGIQSLNEKVCLMDFQIVRTLNELIEATRKVWREIELNKLEMRHLRQLIENCAACRVPPVSPMTTAAPPPSCDYKSPCFPGADCINTPRGPQCGACPPQYTGDGYRCVKISCAHNPCFYGVRCYDRADGYRCGNCPNGYVGDGKRCERFKGGCEPHSCYPDVKCDPILHPPYFKCGSCPSGFMGNGSTCVDINECELAQPCHPGVRCINLHPGFKCESCPPGFAGPIVEGVGLEIAMVRKQICQDINECENNNGGCDPYMTCINTEGSYRCGTCRTGYVGNQTFGDVNADCICTNTNEYTCRCRVGWAGDGLMCGSDRDSDGIPDRNLRCHDSRCRMDNCPFIPNTGQEDADRDGLGDACDPDADNDGILNPSDNCPLVPNPSQEDSDHDSIGDACDNCPLVKNLKQDDTDDDGIGDACDDDIDNDAILNENDNCPKTKNPDQNDRDMDGIGDACDNCPNIYNEDQLDQDEDGVGDACDNDNDKDRDGVQDDRDNCPDVMNSGQNDIDHDGIGDECDDDMDNDGVPNSIDNCPYVYNPDQRRTHHENSGDACWNDNDNDTVKNLLDNCPNNSLIWATDFRKYTTVALDPIGTAQVDPVWVIHHEGAEIQQLYNSDPGLAIGPDIFSGVDFEGTFFIDDDGDDDYVGFVFSYQDNRRFYVVCWKKGHQPYWMPNPFRAVGEPGVFLKLVNSDTGPGEFLRNSLWHNEDVPNQVKILWHDPKKIGWKERTPYRWHLLHRPKIGLIRFRLYQGKQLVADSGNVYDSTLKGGRLGVYCFSQEKITWSNLLYTCKETVPKLVWNELPANLKKEVNVEMNN; encoded by the exons ATGCATATTATCGCGTCGTTGATCTTCGCGATACTATTCGTTGTTTACGTCGGTGATTGTCACGTGAAATTGGATAAAG GGTTGACGACAAATCTTCGAGAAACATGGGACTACAATGATTTTGTGATTGTTGCTTTGAACGCCAAatcaaaaaagaaacaatcaGAAGCAGCGATTGATATTCTTCTAGCTGTAAAATACGAGAAATCGAAGacaaaaatgatatttaagtTCGACAGACAAACTAATCGAA TCATCTATGAGAAGACTAACCGAAATGGTCATCGAACTACAGAGCGCCTGGAAATTCAGAACGTGAATGCTCCAtggaagaaaataatcgtCTTCGTGCATCAGAATAAACCTGACCCCGAAATAGACATTTACGTTGATTGCATTTATCAAGGCATGCTACACTTGAAGGAAAGTTTCCGTAAGGTAGCAGAAAATGAAGATGATTCTCTTGTAGAAGTG TTTAGAGAAAGGAGGAGTCACGTAAAGGTGTATCCCTTATTATCCGTCAGCGACGCTCTGAAACAAGAAAATTGTCCCAACTATCTGGCCGGTCTAGGCACGTTATCGGATGAGTACAAAGAGTCTGTTGAGTCTGACGAATCAATTCCTACATCAACCAACGACAATTCTGATAATAATTCCGACGAATTTTCACACGAGATTAATCCACCTCGTAGAAAATTAGGAAACAATGAAAACTCCACAACTGAAACTTCAGATACGCCCGAGGATGCAAGTTCACTTGAAGATTTCGGCGATTCAGATTTTAAACAATCATCTCAATCGAAACACGATCATCGTCCTGTTGAACGTCCTAAGAAATATCATTCTGTAAGTGAGGTTGAAACTAATCAAGAAGATGTTTCGAGTCATGTGAAACGTTCGCGTCAGAAAACACGATCTGAATACTTTGACGGACCCTTTTACGAGAATCCCATGGAATGGAATAATTTTGGTGAATTGGATCCATTGAGTCAGTCCAACTTGTATCATAAGAGATTTCCGCGAAGAGGGGACATAGGGATTCAGAGTCTGAACGAAAAGG TTTGTTTAATGGATTTTCAAATCGTGAGGACATTAAACGAGTTGATTGAAGCTACTAGGAAGGTCTGGAGAGAAATAGAATTAAAC AAACTGGAAATGCGACATCTTCGACAACTAATTGAAAATTGCGCAGCATGTCGTGTACCTCCTG TTTCACCGATGACCACGGCGGCTCCTCCTCCTAGTTGCGATTACAAATCGCCCTGCTTCCCGGGCGCTGACTGCATTAACACACCACGCGGGCCACAGTGCGGAGCGTGCCCGCCACAATACACCGGTGATGGATATCGTTGCGTGAAAATTAGTTGCGCGCACAACCCTTGCTTTTACGGGGTCCGTTGCTACGACCGCGCGGATGGATACAG gTGTGGAAATTGTCCCAACGGTTACGTAGGTGATGGTAAACGCTGCGAACGATTTAAGGGTGGTTGTGAGCCTCATTCTTGCTATCCGGATGTGAAATGTGATCCAATTCTTCATCCGCCGTATTTCAA ATGCGGTTCTTGTCCAAGCGGGTTCATGGGTAATGGATCTACGTGTGTTGATATAAATGAATGCGAGCTAGCTCAACCTTGTCATCCAGGAGTACGATGTATCAATCTTCATCCAGGATTCAAATGCGAATCTTGTCCACCAGGATTTGCTGGACCTATAGTCGAAGGAGTCGGTTTGGAAATCGCAATGGTTCGCAAGCAAATTTGCCAAGACATAAATGAATGCGAAAATAACAATGGAGGATGCGATCCATATATGACATGCATTAATACGGAG GGCTCGTATAGATGTGGTACTTGTAGGACAGGTTACGTGGGAAACCAAACATTTGGCGATGTAAACGCCGATTGTATTTGTACCAATACCAATGAATACACATGCAGA TGTCGCGTTGGATGGGCAGGGGATGGACTGATGTGTGGTTCGGACAGAGACAGCGATGGAATTCCTGATAGGAACCTCCGTTGTCATGATTCACGTTGTCGTATGGACAACTGTCCATTTATACCAAATACTGGACAAGAGGATGCGGATAGAGATGGTTTGGGTGATGCCTGTGATCCAGACGCTGATAACGATGGCATCTTGAATCCTTCGGACAACTGTCCTTTAGTTCCAAACCCTAGCCAGGAAGACAGTGATCATGATTCTATCGGCGATGCCTGCGATAATTGTCCTCTAGTAAAAAATCTAAAGCAGGACGACACTGACGATGATGGCATCGGTGACGCCTGTGACGACGACATTGATAACGATG CTATCTTGAATGAGAACGACAATTGTCCAAAAACGAAGAATCCAGATCAAAATGACCGCGATATGGATGGAATTGGCGACGCCTGCGACAATTGTCCTAATATATACAATGAGGACCAATTGGACCAGGATGAAGATGGGGTAGGTGATGCTtgcgacaacgacaacgataAAGATAGAGATGGTGTGCAAGACGATAGAGACAATTGTCCTGATGTCATGAATTCAGGACAAAATGATATTGACCACGATGGTATAGGAGATGAATGCGATGATGATATGGATAATGATGGTGTGCCCAATTCGATTGACAATTGTCCTTACGTTTACAATCCGGATCAACGTCGCACGCATC aTGAGAATAGTGGTGATGCTTGCTGGAACGACAATGATAACGACACTGTGAAGAACTTATTAGACAATTGTCCTAACAATAGTTTGATTTGGGCAACAGATTTCAGAAAATATACTACGGTTGCTTTAGATCCTATTGGTACTGCTCAAGTAGATCCTGTTTGGGTAATACACCACGAAGGGGCTGAAATTCAGCAGCTTTATAATAGTGATCCCGGGCTTGCTATTG GTCCGGATATATTCAGCGGCGTAGATTTCGAGGGCACGTTCTTCATCGACGACGACGGAGACGACGACTACGTTGGTTTCGTTTTTTCTTACCAGGACAACCGTAGATTCTACGTCGTGTGCTGGAAGAAAGGCCATCAACCATATTGGATGCCGAATCCGTTCAGAGCAGTAGGAGAACCCGGAGTTTTTTTGAAACTCGTCAATTCAGATACAGGTCCCGGAGAATTTCTTAGAAACAGCCTTTGGCATAATGAAGATGTACCCAACCAGGTGAAGATTCTTTGGCATGACCCAAAGAAAATCGGGTGGAAAGAAAGGACACCGTATAGATGGCATTTGTTACATAGACCTAAAATCGGTCTAATTAGGTTCCGACTTTATCAAGGAAAACAGCTAGTAGCTGACTCAGGAAATGTTTACGACTCGACATTGAAAGGTGGCAGATTGGGTGTTTACTGTTTCTCCCAGGAAAAGATTACTTGGTCCAATTTGTTATATACGTGTAAAG AGACTGTCCCGAAATTGGTATGGAACGAGTTGCCGGCGAACTTGAAGAAAGAAGTAAATGTAGAGATGAACAACTAA